The genomic window GCTTCGGTCGCGTTGTTCGCGCGGCGCTGCAGTTCCGCCTGGGCCATCGAGGACGATGACTGCGCGAGAACCGGCTGGGCCAGAAGAAGACAGGTCGCCGGTGCCATGGCCAGGAGGCCGGCACGGGAAACGAGTTTGGTGGTCAAACGATCGGAGATCGGCATCGGGGTTTCCGCGCTGTATAGAGGGCTGGTTCCCACAGCGTAAGCGGAAAATCCGGAAAATTCAGCGCTCCTCCTCGTCCAGCCCACGTAGTAAATACATTGCCTCCGCAGCGTCCCGCCCGATCTGCTCTTTCAGCGCCTCCAGCGACTCGAATTTCCGCTCTCCGCGCAGGTGCTTCACAAATTCCACCTCCAGCGTGCGCCCGTATAGGTCGCCGTTGTGGTCGAAGAGATGCACCTCCAGCGTCCGCGCCTCGCCGTCCACGGTCGGCCGCAGCCCGAGATTTGCCACGCCATCGAAGCGCCGCTCCCCCTCCCTCGCCCGCACTGCCCAGACTCCATCCGGGGGGAATTGCTCCTCGCCACGCTCCACGTTTGCCGTGGGAAAGCCGATCGTGCGGCCGAGCTTCCGGCCCTCCACCACCCTGCCCTCCACGGTGTACGGTCGCCCGAGCATGCGCGCTGCGGCTTCCAGATTCCCGTCCTGCACCGCCTGGCGGATGCGGGTGCTGCTGATGCGGTCGCCATCCATCATCACGGGCGGCAAGGCCTCCAGCCGGAAGCCCAGCTCGCCGGAGAGCCCGGAAAGCATGGCCACGTCGCCCTTCCGCCCTTTTCCAAACCGCCAGTCCTCGCCCACCGCGACCGTCTTCACGCCTGCCGAGACCAACTCGCGGATGAAGTCCTCGGCCTCCTCCTCCGCCCGGGCGAGGTCGAATGGAAGCGCGAGCAGGAAATCCACGTCCATCCGGGAAAGGATCTCCGCCTTGTGGTCGAGCGATGCCAGCAGCCTGCGCGGTGCCTTCTCCGGGAAGAGCACGCGGATCGGATAGGGATCGAAGGTCAGCACGCCACAGGTGCCGCCGTCCCGCCCGCGGGCCGCGAGCGCCTGGCCGATGACCTCCTGGTGGCCGAGGTGCACGCCATCGAAGACGCCCAGCGCGAGATGCACCGGGCCGGCCAGCTCTTTCATTTCCGCGATACTCGAGAAGCGACGCACGGCGGGACCTTGCACGGCAGTCCCGGCGGGTGCCAGCCCCGTGTGGCATCTTCCCGCTTCCAGTCTTGCGTCTGCCGCCCGCCCCGCCAACCTCGTGTCCACCTACCCATGGCTGAGATTTCTCCATCCGCACCGCAGGCCCTCGGCGTCCCCGAGTCGCTCGCCACCGTCTTGAAATGGCGCGACACCCCCACCCCGCTCAGCGAGGAGGAGTTCAATCTGGCCATCCAGGAGCTTGGCACCGTCGTCCAGGCACTGGACAACCACCCCGATCAACTCGGCCGCTTCGCCCGCGCGCTGGGCCTCGTGGTGCTGGGCAATCTCCATCGCGACCACGGCCTGCTGGATCACGCGCTGCCTTTCTACCACCTCGCGCTGCAAAATCCGGCCGACCTCGACGACGGCACGCCACGCGGTAAGAACGAGCTGGCAAACGCCCACACGAACCGCGGCATCTGCACGCTCTCCGCTGGTGACAAGGACGAACTGCCCGACGCGCTCGCCGACTTCGAGCAGGCGATCGCACTGCGGAAGGAAATCCCCGCCGAAGGCGAGGAGAACATCCGCTGGGGCCTGGCCGCCAGCCTGATGAACCGCGGCGACGTGCTGCACCGCATGGGCGAGCGCAATGAAGACGCCCGCGCCACCTACGACGAAGCCATCGCCCTGCTGGAGGAGATGGACTGGCAAGGCAATGCCGGCGTGCTCCAGCGCCTCGCCCTCGCATGGGCAAATCGCGGCCTCGTGGGCGACTCGCACGAGGACGCCCGCCGCTGCTTTGAAAAGTGCATCGAGCTTCTCCCGGATCCACAAAATCCGGCCCAGCTCCTGACCCTCTGCAATGCGCTGCTGAACCGCGGCCGTCACTCGCTGGGCGTGGGCAGCGATACCGAAGCCGCCGCAGCCGATGCGCGGAAGGTGCTGGAACTCACCACGCCCCACGAGCGCGATCATCCGGCACCCGCCGAGCTCTCGCTGCAGGGCCGTCACCTGCTCGCCCACGCGCTGGTGACGTGGCTCGACTCGTCCAAGCAAGGCCCCGGCCTCGCGGAGGACTGGATTGGCGACACGACCGACACGGTGGAAGACGCGCTCTCCGTGCAACGCCACTGGGAGCAGCAGGGCTTCACCGGCCTGCGCCCGCTGGCCGGCGAGCTTTTCGCGCTAGGCCTGCATGTCTATCGCGTGTGCCAGCCGCACTTCTTCGCTGAATTCCTCATCGAGTCGATGGACCCGGAGACCTCTCCCGGCGCTCCCTTCGCCGACCCGATGTTCCAGGCCACCGCCGCCCGCGCCCTCCACACCGTGGTGAACGAAGTCGCCCAGCGCGCGGCCTCCTCCACCCTCGAGCCCGCCGACGTGGAGAAGCAGAAGAAGATCCTCAATAGCCTGCGTGCCGCCGACCAGCGCCTCGCCGCGCTGCAGCAGAAGTACGCACCACCGCAGCAGGAAGAACCGCCCGCGGAGATGGTGTGAGCCATGCAGCCGCCCTCCGGCACCCCTCACCCGCCATCTGGGGAAACGACGTCGCCGCCTGAACTCCCATCGCGGAAATCAGGCGGCCGCATTTCCCTGGCGATCGCGATGGTGCTGCTGGCGGCTTCCCCCACGGTCATGTCCTCACCAGAGGACATGCGCCCTTGGTATTTCGCCTGCCTGCTCTTCTCCAGCGCCGGGTATCTGATGGCGAAAAGCCGCCGGCAAAAGCTCGCCGGCATCACCGTGATCACGCTTTCAGCCTTGGGTTTCATCAACGGTTGTTGGGCGCTGTTTTGAGGCAGGGTGGAGATTCATCTCCCGGAGAGTGAACCGACCCGCCTCACAAGCTCCTCTTCTAGCGCACCCATCGAACGATGGAGAAACGCTCGACGACTACGTCACATGATCCGACCGCGTAGCGGTCAAGGACGGTAGCTGCGGGCTTCAGCCCGCAGAACTCCCGCAGGCCGGGATGGTGTCGCGTAGTGACACAGGAGTCGCTGGTTTGCGGCCGGTTGATCTTCGGGGCGTCCGGGTCGGTCGGGTTCCAGTGTCGCTCTGCGACACCACGCGCGCACGACCCGCATCCGCGGACTGAAGTCCGCGGCTACCATCCTTGACCGCTACGCGGTCGTCTGAAGCCCGATCTCGATTGGGAATGCGGATCGGATCTCTTGCACTTGCAGATCTCTAATCTCAGCCGCCCTTCACCGGCACTTTCCCTTCGAGGAGGGCCAGCAACCTTGCGCGATCCGGGATGACGGAGAGCGGGAAATAGTAATACGACCCAGCATGGGTCTTCAGGATGAAATGCTTCTTCGTCACCGTGGCGTGGGCGAATTGAGGCCACTCGGTGAAGTTCCGTCTGCGGTCGGAGCGGGTGGCGAGGCCTTGCTCGTCGAAGTCGTATTCGAGCGTGGCCCGCAGAGCATCGATCTTGTCCCAGCGCTTCCTGATTGAGACGCGGATCGCGATCGCGAAAAGCAGCGCGAGGAGCGGGATGCCGATGTGGATCAGCCCGAACTCAAGCTGCGCGTCCGGATTCCCCGCGCTGGCCAGATGACGGACGACAAAGGGATAAACCAGCGCGACGAGCGTGAGGACGCCCATCACGAGCATGGCGATCTTGAGCTGCGCCCACAGCACGTGGCGGTTCAGCGCGAGATAGTCGCTGAAATTCGGTTGATAGGTGAAGCGCATCGTCGTCGCCTTCGCCGGGTCGCGGTCGCTCACTTCTCCTCGTCCTCCGCGAGGATCTTGTCGATCTGCTCGACCCACTCCCACGGGCAGCGCTTGCGCTGGTACTTCCGCCACAGCACGTCGCGCAGCTCGGCCCACACTTCCTTTGGCACGGGATCGACCGGATACCAGTCCGGATCCGTCTTCAGCGTCGTCTGGAAGGACCAGCGGTTGGCATAGCGGGACGCGCGCCAAAAGCGCAGGCCTTCGTCGGTGCGTTCACGCCATTCATGGGACTCCATGCGCGGAGCGTGCGAGCGGGGACGGGTGCTGCCAAGCGCCAAACGACAGCAATCGCAGCCAATCGAAGGCGGCCGCCGATGCCGCGTTTCCCGCTGGCCAGCGCGATGGGTAAAACGGTTAATTCATCCCATGTTCCTCGGTCTCGATTCCTCGACCCAATCGCTTTCCGCCCTCGTCATCGATCCCGCCCGTGGCGAAATCGTCCGCGAGGTCTCGGTCAATTTCGGGGCCGAACTGCCCGCCTACCATTCCCCCAGCGGCTTCATTCCCGGGGGCAAGGGCGGCGAGGTCCATGCGGACCCGCGGATGTGGATGGAAGCGCTCGACCTGGTCTTCGCGAAGCTGACCGATGGCTTCGATCTCTCGCGGATCACCGCCGTTGCCTGCTCCGGACAGCAGCACGGATCGGTCTATTTCGACGCCACCTTGGAGCAACGTCTGGCCACGCTGGATGCGGGCGTGCCCGTGGTGGACCAGCTTTCCCCGGCGCTGACCCGCGCCACCGCACCGATCTGGATGGACACGTCCACGGGTGCCGAGTGCGCGGAGATCGCCGCAGCGGCGGGCGGGAATGCCGAGGTCTGCCGTCTTTCCGGCTCCATCGCCATCGAGCGTTTCACCGGTCCGCAGATCCGCCGCTTCCACAAGCTCGATCCGGCGTCTTATGAAAAGACCGCCGTCATCCATCTCGTCAGCTCCTTCGTCGGCTCGGTGCTGGCGGGGAAGTCCATCGCCATCGACCACGGCGACGGCGCGGGCATGAACCTGCTGAACCTCCAGACACTGGACTGGGACGATGCCTTGCTCGACGCCACCGCGCCCGACCTGCGGGCGAAGCTCCCGCCCGCCGCAGCGTCCGCCACCATCGCAGGGCCGGTCTCCGCATACTTCGTGGAGAAGTACGGCTTGTCTGGTAATTGCCAGGTCGTCCTCTCCACCGGGGACAATCCGTCGTCGCTCGTCGGTATGGGGGCCACTGCGCCGGGCACC from Luteolibacter flavescens includes these protein-coding regions:
- a CDS encoding bifunctional riboflavin kinase/FAD synthetase, whose translation is MDTRLAGRAADARLEAGRCHTGLAPAGTAVQGPAVRRFSSIAEMKELAGPVHLALGVFDGVHLGHQEVIGQALAARGRDGGTCGVLTFDPYPIRVLFPEKAPRRLLASLDHKAEILSRMDVDFLLALPFDLARAEEEAEDFIRELVSAGVKTVAVGEDWRFGKGRKGDVAMLSGLSGELGFRLEALPPVMMDGDRISSTRIRQAVQDGNLEAAARMLGRPYTVEGRVVEGRKLGRTIGFPTANVERGEEQFPPDGVWAVRAREGERRFDGVANLGLRPTVDGEARTLEVHLFDHNGDLYGRTLEVEFVKHLRGERKFESLEALKEQIGRDAAEAMYLLRGLDEEER
- a CDS encoding tetratricopeptide repeat protein, whose amino-acid sequence is MAEISPSAPQALGVPESLATVLKWRDTPTPLSEEEFNLAIQELGTVVQALDNHPDQLGRFARALGLVVLGNLHRDHGLLDHALPFYHLALQNPADLDDGTPRGKNELANAHTNRGICTLSAGDKDELPDALADFEQAIALRKEIPAEGEENIRWGLAASLMNRGDVLHRMGERNEDARATYDEAIALLEEMDWQGNAGVLQRLALAWANRGLVGDSHEDARRCFEKCIELLPDPQNPAQLLTLCNALLNRGRHSLGVGSDTEAAAADARKVLELTTPHERDHPAPAELSLQGRHLLAHALVTWLDSSKQGPGLAEDWIGDTTDTVEDALSVQRHWEQQGFTGLRPLAGELFALGLHVYRVCQPHFFAEFLIESMDPETSPGAPFADPMFQATAARALHTVVNEVAQRAASSTLEPADVEKQKKILNSLRAADQRLAALQQKYAPPQQEEPPAEMV
- a CDS encoding YcxB family protein, with product MSDRDPAKATTMRFTYQPNFSDYLALNRHVLWAQLKIAMLVMGVLTLVALVYPFVVRHLASAGNPDAQLEFGLIHIGIPLLALLFAIAIRVSIRKRWDKIDALRATLEYDFDEQGLATRSDRRRNFTEWPQFAHATVTKKHFILKTHAGSYYYFPLSVIPDRARLLALLEGKVPVKGG
- a CDS encoding xylulokinase; translation: MFLGLDSSTQSLSALVIDPARGEIVREVSVNFGAELPAYHSPSGFIPGGKGGEVHADPRMWMEALDLVFAKLTDGFDLSRITAVACSGQQHGSVYFDATLEQRLATLDAGVPVVDQLSPALTRATAPIWMDTSTGAECAEIAAAAGGNAEVCRLSGSIAIERFTGPQIRRFHKLDPASYEKTAVIHLVSSFVGSVLAGKSIAIDHGDGAGMNLLNLQTLDWDDALLDATAPDLRAKLPPAAASATIAGPVSAYFVEKYGLSGNCQVVLSTGDNPSSLVGMGATAPGTIVISLGTSDTFFAAMENAVTDPQGFGHVFGNPAGGFMSLICFRNGSLAREALRDELGLDWSAFDSAGLAGTPAGNDGKRMLPFYGPEITPRRDFDGPVRNFPADASAPVQVRALLEGQFLNMRLHSLWIGEKAELIRLTGGASQSNGIAQLIADVFQAPVERFAIANGAGLGAALRAAHACGHDLAKLQADFCKPAAGSRLEPDASLAAVYDEALADYRAML